A single region of the Cereibacter sphaeroides 2.4.1 genome encodes:
- a CDS encoding helix-turn-helix domain-containing protein — MALRIKQLREARGWTQEVLAARSGMSRSQLAMIERETRPANTIRLNAIAGALGVSTEDLFESNPRERALLELIRLLPSEDVEALIRVAEGLAAKSQA; from the coding sequence CTCGCGGCTGGACTCAGGAAGTCCTGGCTGCCCGTTCAGGGATGTCGCGGTCACAACTCGCGATGATTGAGCGCGAGACGCGGCCCGCCAACACAATCCGCCTCAATGCGATTGCCGGGGCACTGGGCGTCTCTACGGAAGACTTGTTCGAAAGCAACCCGCGAGAGCGTGCTTTACTTGAGCTTATTCGCCTGCTTCCGAGCGAGGATGTCGAAGCGTTGATACGCGTTGCTGAAGGCCTTGCGGCGAAGTCGCAAGCCTAA
- a CDS encoding DUF2312 domain-containing protein, whose translation MEAAPHPAPRPGPVPVESLDAADLDRMAAAIDSGRIRKPPMKETPADRAVAEAAYQVAADELRQFIERYEQLEAEKKEIGGQQKELMAEAKGRGYAPKILRMIVALRKRTPDDIAEEETLLALYKAALGMA comes from the coding sequence ATGGAGGCCGCCCCGCATCCCGCGCCGCGCCCCGGGCCCGTTCCGGTCGAGAGCCTCGATGCGGCCGATCTCGACCGCATGGCCGCGGCCATCGACAGCGGCCGGATCCGCAAGCCGCCCATGAAGGAGACCCCGGCGGACCGCGCCGTGGCCGAGGCCGCCTATCAGGTCGCGGCCGACGAGCTGCGGCAGTTCATCGAGCGCTACGAGCAGCTCGAGGCCGAGAAGAAGGAGATCGGCGGCCAGCAGAAGGAGCTGATGGCCGAGGCGAAGGGCCGGGGCTACGCGCCGAAGATCCTCAGGATGATCGTGGCGCTCCGCAAGCGCACCCCCGACGACATCGCCGAGGAGGAGACCCTCCTCGCGCTCTACAAGGCCGCGCTCGGCATGGCCTGA
- a CDS encoding helix-turn-helix domain-containing protein, giving the protein MSARRSLTFAPRLLGAAEAAAYLGVSATTLRGLDLPRRVLGGRRLYDRLDLDAFASDLPVEGETFESEVELCDRHFGMQA; this is encoded by the coding sequence ATGAGCGCTAGGCGATCCCTAACTTTCGCGCCGCGGCTTCTCGGCGCGGCCGAGGCGGCGGCCTATCTGGGCGTGAGCGCGACAACGCTCCGTGGCCTTGACCTGCCGCGGCGGGTGCTGGGCGGGCGGCGGCTGTATGACAGGCTCGATCTTGACGCCTTCGCCTCGGACCTGCCGGTTGAGGGGGAGACTTTCGAATCGGAGGTGGAGCTGTGCGACCGCCATTTCGGGATGCAGGCGTGA
- a CDS encoding tyrosine-type recombinase/integrase — protein MKLPRVQRIRRGDRVLCYHRPTGTRLPDLPETHPDFIAAWAKAEASKPDLAPPVADKSVAKVVRALRASKRWKGFAASYRLNLRFHLERIETEHGALPLRGLRQKHVEMDLGKLDPNPRNVSLKCWRLIFAQAKADGIIESDPSHEIGKIVTKSPGHVAWTTAEVAAFRARWAVGTRQRAAFELLAWTGCRVSDACRMTRTHLGSDGLMTFRQQKTGGPAYVPWTCALPSWALRWEEERETVRAAVMATAGFTLLETSYGKARSVKGLSNFITAAAAEAGIEGRTPHGLRKFRLTAIAEAGGPAHAIMAWGGHASLSEAEAYTRAASRRGLVMGPEQERNDVNDPGNSCKRAK, from the coding sequence GTGAAGCTGCCCCGGGTGCAGCGCATCCGGCGTGGCGACCGGGTGCTCTGCTATCATCGGCCGACCGGAACCCGGTTGCCGGATCTGCCCGAGACCCATCCCGACTTCATCGCGGCTTGGGCCAAGGCCGAGGCCTCGAAGCCAGATCTGGCGCCGCCCGTTGCGGACAAGTCGGTCGCGAAGGTCGTGCGAGCGCTCCGCGCGTCGAAGAGGTGGAAGGGGTTTGCCGCGAGCTATCGGCTGAACTTGCGCTTCCATCTCGAGCGAATCGAGACGGAGCACGGCGCCCTGCCGCTGCGGGGCCTGCGGCAGAAGCATGTCGAGATGGATCTCGGCAAGCTCGATCCGAACCCGCGCAATGTGTCGCTGAAATGCTGGCGGCTCATCTTCGCGCAGGCCAAGGCGGACGGGATCATCGAGAGCGACCCGAGCCACGAGATCGGAAAGATCGTGACGAAATCGCCCGGCCACGTCGCGTGGACGACGGCCGAGGTGGCGGCCTTCCGGGCGCGGTGGGCGGTGGGGACGCGCCAGCGCGCAGCCTTCGAGCTGCTCGCCTGGACCGGCTGCCGCGTCTCGGACGCTTGCCGCATGACGCGCACCCATCTCGGCAGCGACGGGCTCATGACCTTCCGCCAGCAGAAGACCGGAGGGCCCGCCTATGTGCCCTGGACCTGCGCGCTCCCCTCGTGGGCGCTCCGGTGGGAAGAGGAGCGCGAGACGGTGCGCGCAGCGGTGATGGCCACGGCCGGCTTCACCCTGCTTGAGACGAGCTACGGGAAGGCGCGGTCGGTGAAGGGTCTGTCGAACTTCATCACCGCTGCCGCGGCCGAGGCGGGGATCGAGGGGCGCACGCCGCACGGCTTGCGCAAATTCCGGCTCACGGCCATCGCGGAAGCGGGCGGTCCTGCCCATGCGATCATGGCCTGGGGCGGGCATGCGAGCCTCTCAGAAGCCGAGGCTTACACCCGCGCCGCCAGCCGGCGCGGCCTCGTGATGGGGCCGGAACAAGAACGGAACGATGTAAACGACCCCGGAAATTCCTGTAAACGCGCCAAATAG
- the cceR gene encoding LacI family DNA-binding transcriptional regulator CceR — protein MAKEPSSALQRRPLTLRDVSDASGVSEMTVSRVLRNRGDVSGATRERVLAAARELGYVPNRIAGALASQRVNLVAVIIPSLSNMVFPEVLTGVSEVLEDTGLQPVVGVTNYSPEREEKVLYEMLSWRPSGIIIAGLERSHAARAMLENAGIPIVEIMDVDGTPVDNAVGISHRRAGRHMAEAIVAAGYRRIGFLGTMMPYDHRARKRLEGFESALIAAGLTVEDREFYSGGSALLKGREMTETILSRSPDLDFLYYSNDLIGAGGLLWCLNHAIEVPEKVGLAGFNGVELVQGLPCHLATMDACRLEIGRKAAEIVAGKRADGAMSGLVIELEPKLEPGDTIRRR, from the coding sequence GTGGCGAAAGAGCCGTCCTCCGCCCTGCAGCGACGTCCCCTGACATTGCGCGACGTCTCCGACGCGTCGGGTGTCTCCGAGATGACCGTGAGCCGGGTGCTGCGGAATCGGGGCGACGTGTCGGGAGCCACGCGCGAGCGGGTGCTGGCCGCCGCGCGCGAGCTGGGCTATGTGCCGAACCGCATCGCCGGGGCGCTCGCGAGCCAGCGGGTGAACCTCGTCGCGGTCATCATCCCCTCCCTGTCCAACATGGTCTTTCCCGAGGTGCTGACCGGCGTCTCGGAAGTGCTCGAGGACACGGGCCTGCAGCCGGTGGTGGGGGTGACCAACTATTCGCCCGAACGCGAGGAGAAGGTGCTCTACGAGATGCTCTCGTGGCGCCCGTCGGGGATCATCATCGCAGGGCTCGAGCGGAGCCATGCGGCGCGGGCCATGCTGGAGAATGCGGGCATCCCCATCGTCGAGATCATGGATGTGGACGGCACGCCGGTCGACAATGCAGTGGGGATCTCGCACCGCCGCGCGGGGCGGCACATGGCCGAGGCGATCGTGGCCGCGGGATACCGGCGCATCGGGTTCCTCGGCACGATGATGCCCTACGACCACCGCGCCCGGAAGCGGCTGGAAGGGTTCGAGAGCGCCCTGATCGCGGCGGGCCTGACGGTCGAGGACCGCGAATTCTACTCGGGCGGCTCGGCGCTTCTGAAGGGGCGGGAGATGACCGAGACCATTCTCTCGCGCTCGCCCGACCTCGACTTCCTCTACTACTCGAACGACCTGATCGGCGCGGGGGGCCTCCTGTGGTGCCTCAACCACGCGATCGAGGTGCCCGAGAAGGTGGGGCTTGCGGGGTTCAACGGCGTGGAGCTGGTGCAGGGGCTGCCCTGTCACCTCGCCACGATGGACGCCTGCAGGCTCGAGATCGGGCGCAAGGCGGCCGAGATCGTCGCAGGCAAGCGCGCGGACGGGGCCATGTCGGGGCTGGTGATCGAGTTGGAGCCGAAGCTCGAACCGGGCGACACGATCCGCCGGCGCTGA
- a CDS encoding DUF3429 domain-containing protein, with translation MTRIPRSALLLGLAGLLPFLWSALTELRPALGDWAATTLGPRFVGPYAGLAYGTVILSFMSGVLWGFATRTSGREAAIGYGLSVIPALWAFFFVGGGPTSAAIYLAAGFAGLLALDWTFWSQGLAPEWWMRLRLLLTAVVLACLAVTIFA, from the coding sequence ATGACCCGCATCCCCCGTTCCGCCCTGCTGCTCGGCCTGGCCGGGCTCCTGCCCTTCCTCTGGAGCGCGCTGACCGAGCTGCGCCCGGCCTTGGGCGACTGGGCGGCGACCACGCTCGGGCCGCGCTTCGTGGGCCCCTATGCGGGCCTCGCCTATGGCACGGTGATCCTATCCTTCATGTCGGGCGTGCTCTGGGGCTTCGCCACACGGACCAGCGGGCGCGAGGCGGCCATCGGCTACGGCCTGTCGGTGATCCCGGCGCTCTGGGCCTTCTTCTTCGTGGGCGGCGGCCCGACCTCGGCCGCGATCTATCTGGCCGCGGGCTTTGCGGGCCTGCTCGCGCTCGACTGGACCTTCTGGAGCCAGGGGCTCGCGCCGGAATGGTGGATGCGGCTCCGGCTGCTGCTGACCGCCGTCGTGCTGGCCTGTCTCGCGGTCACGATCTTCGCCTGA
- a CDS encoding LysE family translocator, which produces MSPEFLLTAFIVCAAPGIGVLYTLSATLGGGIRAGLLAVLGCTLATGVHLVAAMAGLAAVLHASAVLFQGLKIAGVAYLLWMAWATLQERGGLRLEAAAPEPAARIVRRGILLNLLNPKLPLFFMAFLPQFIPAGSPEAPRLLIELGLGFTAMTAATFLGYVALAALSRGAVLSSPRLVTWLRRLFAASFAGLGARLAFERT; this is translated from the coding sequence ATGAGCCCCGAGTTCCTGCTGACCGCTTTCATCGTCTGCGCGGCTCCGGGGATCGGCGTTCTCTACACGCTCTCGGCCACGCTCGGCGGCGGCATCCGCGCCGGGCTTCTGGCGGTTCTCGGCTGCACTCTGGCAACCGGCGTCCATCTGGTCGCGGCCATGGCGGGCCTCGCGGCCGTCCTGCATGCCAGCGCCGTCCTGTTCCAGGGCCTGAAGATCGCGGGCGTGGCCTATCTCCTCTGGATGGCCTGGGCGACGCTGCAGGAGCGTGGCGGCCTCCGTCTCGAGGCGGCGGCGCCCGAACCTGCGGCCCGGATCGTGCGGCGCGGCATCCTTCTGAACCTGCTCAATCCGAAGCTGCCGCTCTTCTTCATGGCCTTCCTGCCGCAGTTCATCCCGGCAGGCAGCCCCGAGGCCCCGCGCCTGCTGATCGAGCTGGGCCTCGGCTTCACCGCCATGACCGCCGCCACCTTCCTCGGCTATGTGGCGCTGGCCGCCCTGTCGCGCGGCGCGGTGCTGTCCAGCCCCCGCCTTGTCACCTGGCTCCGGCGCCTCTTCGCCGCCTCCTTCGCCGGGCTCGGCGCCCGGCTCGCCTTCGAGCGCACATGA
- the ispH gene encoding 4-hydroxy-3-methylbut-2-enyl diphosphate reductase yields the protein MTMPPLTLYLAAPRGFCAGVDRAIKIVEMALEKWGAPVYVRHEIVHNKFVVDRLRDMGAVFVEELDEAPTDRPVIFSAHGVPKAIPAEAERRNMVYVDATCPLVSKVHLEAERHHENGLQMIMIGHAGHPETVGTMGQLPEGEVLLVETVEDVAGLEVRDPERLAYITQTTLSIDDTAAIVAALRERFPAIAIPRKEDICYATTNRQGAVKAIAGRIDALLVIGAPNSSNSKRLVEVGRAAGCRVAQLVQRATDIDWEALQGATAVGVAAGASAPEVLVDEVIAAFRARFDTTVEAVETVKERVEFKVPRILREPAETP from the coding sequence ATGACCATGCCTCCCCTCACCCTCTATCTGGCCGCCCCCCGGGGCTTCTGCGCGGGCGTGGACCGCGCGATCAAGATCGTCGAGATGGCGCTCGAGAAATGGGGCGCTCCCGTCTATGTCCGGCACGAGATCGTGCACAACAAGTTCGTCGTCGACAGGCTGCGCGACATGGGCGCGGTCTTCGTCGAGGAGCTGGACGAGGCGCCGACCGACCGGCCGGTGATCTTCTCGGCCCACGGCGTGCCGAAGGCGATCCCGGCGGAGGCCGAGCGGCGGAACATGGTCTATGTCGATGCCACCTGCCCGCTGGTCAGCAAGGTCCATCTCGAGGCCGAGCGGCACCACGAGAACGGGTTGCAGATGATCATGATCGGTCACGCAGGTCATCCCGAGACCGTCGGCACCATGGGTCAGCTGCCAGAGGGCGAGGTCCTGCTGGTCGAGACGGTGGAGGATGTGGCGGGACTCGAAGTGCGGGATCCCGAGCGGCTGGCCTATATCACCCAGACCACGCTCTCGATCGACGACACGGCCGCCATCGTGGCTGCGCTGCGCGAGCGATTCCCGGCCATCGCGATCCCGCGCAAGGAAGACATCTGCTACGCCACGACCAACCGTCAGGGCGCGGTCAAGGCCATTGCGGGCCGGATCGACGCGCTACTGGTGATCGGGGCGCCGAATTCCTCGAACTCGAAGCGGCTGGTGGAAGTGGGCCGCGCCGCCGGCTGCCGCGTGGCGCAGCTCGTGCAGCGCGCCACCGATATCGACTGGGAGGCGCTGCAGGGCGCAACCGCCGTCGGCGTGGCCGCCGGCGCCTCGGCCCCGGAAGTGCTGGTGGACGAGGTTATCGCCGCCTTCCGCGCCCGGTTCGACACGACCGTCGAGGCCGTCGAGACCGTGAAGGAGCGCGTCGAGTTCAAGGTGCCGCGCATCCTGCGCGAGCCTGCCGAGACTCCGTGA